In one Echinicola marina genomic region, the following are encoded:
- a CDS encoding 2'-5' RNA ligase family protein, protein MNLDLHYSKLAQSSQEGIHNDQYDIDTLIEAPNDSRRGLTVLTRPDESVTSKIQVFLAELRAIEPHQYYYPSSDIHITILSIISCFPGFSLDSISSTDYIEIVRQSIHGIPPISIQYKGIMLSPAGVLIKGYPQNTALHELRTRLRKNFKNSHLQQSLDKRYTLQTAHSTIMRFTKPLQQKDQLFELVNKYDMHDFGHFKAKNIELVYNDWYQRRENTRKLSDFSLQTTV, encoded by the coding sequence ATGAATCTAGATCTCCACTATTCCAAATTGGCGCAATCCTCACAGGAAGGCATCCATAACGACCAATATGATATAGACACCTTAATTGAAGCTCCCAATGATTCCAGACGTGGATTGACGGTTCTTACCCGTCCCGATGAATCGGTAACATCAAAGATCCAAGTTTTTTTGGCTGAGCTTAGGGCTATTGAACCCCATCAGTATTATTACCCCAGCTCTGATATCCACATCACTATACTATCTATTATTTCCTGCTTTCCCGGATTTTCACTTGATAGTATTTCATCCACTGATTATATTGAAATTGTCCGTCAAAGCATTCATGGAATCCCTCCCATTTCCATTCAATACAAAGGAATCATGCTAAGTCCTGCCGGAGTACTAATAAAGGGCTATCCACAAAACACCGCTTTGCATGAACTAAGAACACGACTTAGGAAAAACTTCAAAAACAGTCATTTACAGCAAAGTTTGGATAAAAGATATACCCTTCAAACAGCCCATTCTACCATTATGAGGTTTACTAAGCCCTTACAGCAAAAAGATCAATTGTTTGAATTGGTCAACAAGTATGATATGCATGATTTTGGCCATTTCAAAGCAAAAAATATTGAATTGGTTTATAATGACTGGTATCAAAGAAGAGAAAACACCCGGAAATTATCTGATTTTTCATTACAAACTACTGTATAA
- the ygiD gene encoding 4,5-DOPA-extradiol-dioxygenase, translating into MKNIADFNRFTDDLEENGKIMPVLFIGHGSPMNGIENNEFSDYWKKLGKEIPTPKAVLVVSAHWLSRGTRITAMDFPKTIHDFGGFPQALFEVQYPAPGDPGLAAYTAKSIQSAKVDLDHEWGLDHGTWTVVRHMYPEAKIPVLQLSIDYYQSPRYHYELAKELYQLRKKGVLIIGSGNMVHNLRMVAWDKLNEPEYGYDWAIEMNENFKNLIQDGDHKALLDYQKLGKAAQLAIPSPDHYIPLLYTMGLSSPQEEINFFNDKAVGGSLTMTSVKWG; encoded by the coding sequence ATGAAAAATATAGCTGATTTTAATCGATTTACAGATGATTTGGAGGAAAACGGAAAAATCATGCCGGTATTGTTTATCGGTCATGGATCACCCATGAACGGGATAGAGAATAATGAATTCAGTGATTACTGGAAGAAGCTGGGAAAGGAAATTCCTACTCCTAAGGCAGTATTAGTGGTTTCTGCCCATTGGCTAAGTAGAGGGACAAGGATTACGGCCATGGATTTCCCCAAAACCATTCATGATTTTGGAGGATTCCCTCAAGCACTGTTTGAGGTGCAATATCCAGCACCAGGAGATCCTGGGTTGGCTGCTTATACGGCTAAAAGTATTCAGTCAGCCAAGGTAGACTTGGATCATGAATGGGGCTTGGATCATGGAACTTGGACGGTGGTGAGGCATATGTACCCTGAGGCTAAAATTCCTGTTTTGCAGCTTAGTATAGATTACTATCAAAGTCCACGATATCATTATGAATTGGCAAAGGAGCTTTATCAGTTGAGGAAAAAGGGTGTCCTGATTATTGGTAGTGGTAATATGGTGCATAATTTGAGGATGGTCGCTTGGGATAAGCTGAATGAACCAGAATATGGTTATGACTGGGCGATAGAAATGAATGAAAATTTTAAAAATTTAATTCAGGATGGTGACCATAAAGCATTATTGGATTATCAAAAATTGGGCAAAGCAGCTCAATTGGCCATACCTTCACCAGACCATTATATTCCCCTTTTGTATACTATGGGATTGAGCAGTCCTCAAGAAGAAATCAATTTCTTTAATGATAAGGCCGTGGGAGGATCTCTGACGATGACTTCGGTGAAATGGGGCTGA
- a CDS encoding endonuclease/exonuclease/phosphatase family protein, whose translation MKALQTKLFLVIFSLGMFSTAFSAIAQSENLTIATFNIRYDNPKDAPNNWDNRKEIVVDLIQFHGFDVFGVQESLKHQLQYLDEQLEDFDYVGVGREDGKEKGEYSPLFYNKKKFKVLESNTFWLSTDTTQPNIGWDAALSRICTWAKLKDKKSGKQFYVFNTHFDHVGVEARQESAKLILSKIKEADKAGIPVMLTGDFNVDQENPAYSLLKDSKELKDCYEAAAIRYANNGTFNSFDSSKSSDRRIDHIFVSENLNVKKYGILTDTYHNRYPSDHFPVMSVIEWKK comes from the coding sequence ATGAAAGCATTACAAACCAAGCTATTCCTGGTGATTTTTTCCCTAGGAATGTTTTCAACTGCCTTTTCTGCCATTGCTCAAAGTGAAAACCTGACCATTGCCACCTTTAACATCCGCTATGATAATCCTAAAGATGCCCCGAATAACTGGGACAACCGAAAAGAAATAGTGGTGGACCTGATCCAATTTCATGGATTTGATGTATTTGGAGTTCAAGAAAGCTTAAAGCATCAATTACAATACTTGGATGAACAATTGGAGGATTTTGACTATGTGGGTGTAGGTAGAGAAGACGGAAAAGAAAAAGGTGAATATTCTCCTTTGTTTTATAACAAGAAAAAATTCAAAGTACTGGAAAGCAATACCTTTTGGTTATCCACCGATACTACCCAGCCAAATATAGGATGGGATGCTGCCCTATCGAGAATTTGTACATGGGCAAAACTAAAAGACAAAAAATCCGGCAAACAATTTTATGTCTTCAACACTCATTTTGACCATGTTGGTGTAGAAGCCCGGCAGGAAAGTGCCAAATTGATTTTAAGTAAAATAAAAGAGGCGGATAAAGCAGGCATCCCAGTAATGCTGACAGGTGATTTCAATGTGGATCAAGAAAATCCTGCTTATAGCTTACTTAAAGATTCAAAAGAGCTGAAAGATTGCTATGAAGCCGCAGCTATTCGCTATGCCAACAATGGTACCTTTAATAGCTTTGATAGCAGCAAAAGCTCTGACAGAAGAATCGATCACATTTTTGTCAGTGAAAATCTGAATGTAAAAAAATATGGTATCCTAACAGACACCTATCATAACCGCTACCCTTCTGACCATTTCCCTGTAATGTCAGTTATTGAATGGAAGAAGTAA